One Calditrichia bacterium DNA window includes the following coding sequences:
- a CDS encoding glycosyltransferase, producing MTLENLKIALVHDWLTGMRGGEKVLEALCEMFPDADLFTLLHNRGSVSPLIENRKIVTSFIDNLPGKATRYRHYLPLFPTAIEQLNFKGYDLILSTSHCVAKGVRTPPNALHISYLHTPMRYVWDMYEDYFGADKTGWLSRKIIPFFANYLRMWDVTSANRVDHFLANSAHVGRRIAKYYRRPSTVIHPPVDTTQFPLSTQSGDFYLMITALVPYKKVDLAIRAFNQNGKPLHIVGSGPEKAALQKLAGSNVRFFDWVSDAELRQFAAECKALIFPGEEDFGIVPVEVQSCGKPVIALARGGALETVIGFDGNNEGRCSGIFFDEHSESALQNAIQQFESLKWNAEFIHQHAQQFAKAQFMAKMRGFIEQSVSEFFGN from the coding sequence ATGACATTAGAAAACCTGAAAATAGCCCTCGTTCACGATTGGCTGACCGGCATGCGCGGCGGTGAAAAAGTGTTGGAAGCGCTCTGCGAAATGTTCCCGGATGCGGATTTGTTCACGTTGCTGCACAATCGCGGTAGCGTTTCGCCGCTCATTGAAAATCGCAAAATCGTTACCTCGTTTATCGATAATTTGCCGGGGAAAGCTACGCGCTATCGCCACTATTTGCCGCTGTTTCCCACCGCTATCGAGCAGCTCAATTTTAAGGGATACGACCTGATTTTATCCACCTCGCATTGCGTGGCAAAGGGCGTCCGAACGCCGCCAAATGCGTTGCACATCAGCTATTTGCACACGCCGATGCGCTATGTGTGGGATATGTACGAAGATTATTTTGGCGCGGATAAAACCGGTTGGTTGTCGCGGAAAATCATCCCGTTTTTTGCCAATTATTTGCGGATGTGGGACGTTACCAGCGCCAACCGCGTTGACCATTTTTTAGCGAATTCTGCACATGTCGGTCGGCGGATTGCCAAATATTATCGCCGTCCTTCAACGGTGATCCACCCGCCGGTGGATACAACGCAATTTCCATTGAGCACACAATCCGGGGATTTTTATTTGATGATCACCGCGCTGGTGCCTTACAAAAAAGTGGATTTGGCGATTCGCGCGTTCAACCAAAACGGAAAACCGCTGCACATCGTCGGCAGCGGTCCGGAAAAAGCGGCGCTGCAGAAACTTGCGGGCAGCAATGTGCGTTTTTTCGATTGGGTGAGCGATGCCGAATTGCGCCAATTTGCCGCAGAATGCAAAGCGCTGATTTTTCCCGGCGAAGAAGATTTTGGCATCGTTCCGGTGGAAGTGCAAAGCTGCGGAAAACCAGTGATTGCCCTCGCTCGCGGCGGCGCACTAGAAACGGTGATCGGCTTCGACGGCAACAATGAGGGGCGTTGCAGCGGCATTTTTTTCGATGAACACAGCGAATCCGCGCTCCAAAATGCGATTCAACAATTTGAATCGCTGAAATGGAATGCTGAATTTATTCATCAACACGCACAGCAATTTGCAAAAGCGCAATTTATGGCAAAAATGCGCGGATTTATTGAACAGTCAGTTTCGGAATTTTTCGGGAATTAA
- a CDS encoding undecaprenyl-phosphate glucose phosphotransferase, whose protein sequence is MNQNIYRRNLSVPFLKMVTDAISLTGAVLFSYYLRFFSPLTELIPVTKGLPSLTGYVYFSIFLVIAYLLLFGATNAYRSRFFSTFSQDIPSILKNCFLGILIAMSGAFLYRDFSYSRLVFGLIFVNSIVFLLVGRFIFHRIKQRFLSKGFSKMNVVLAGSAGILRQVYERLHIDTTLNFNLTGYFANAHVNEIAVPHLGKLSDLPGLIASENAPDGVVIAFEQGDHQNIWQILQATEGRNLELFYVPDVLDIITSKFHTLEAGGIPLLQLKAYVLAGWQGLLKRGFDVIVSLTGLLLLSPFFLLLATIIKLTSPGPVFYRQKRVSLDGQEFAMIKFRSMRSDAEAETGPVWAKADDPRTTSIGKLLRRTSLDELPQLINVIKGEMSLVGPRPERRHFVEQFQSHVPKYLERHRVRCGMTGWAQVNGLRGQSSIEDRTRYDLYYIENWSLWFDIKIILMTVSEIIRGENAY, encoded by the coding sequence ATGAACCAAAACATTTACAGACGTAACCTCTCCGTGCCATTTTTGAAAATGGTAACAGACGCGATTTCGCTCACCGGTGCGGTGCTTTTTTCCTATTATTTGCGCTTTTTTTCACCGCTGACGGAGCTGATTCCGGTGACCAAAGGTCTGCCGTCGCTGACCGGCTACGTTTATTTTTCAATTTTTTTGGTGATCGCATATTTGCTGTTGTTCGGCGCGACAAACGCGTATCGTAGCCGCTTTTTCAGCACATTCTCGCAGGATATTCCCTCAATTCTTAAAAATTGCTTTCTGGGTATTTTAATAGCGATGAGCGGCGCATTTTTGTATCGCGATTTTTCCTATTCCCGGCTGGTGTTCGGGCTGATTTTTGTTAACTCCATCGTGTTTTTGCTGGTCGGGCGATTCATTTTTCATCGCATCAAACAGCGATTTTTGAGCAAAGGCTTTAGCAAAATGAACGTGGTTTTGGCAGGTTCCGCCGGAATTTTGCGTCAGGTATACGAACGGCTGCATATCGATACCACACTCAACTTCAATCTCACCGGCTATTTCGCTAACGCGCATGTCAATGAAATTGCTGTGCCGCATTTGGGCAAACTGAGTGATCTGCCAGGTCTTATCGCATCTGAAAATGCGCCGGACGGCGTGGTCATCGCCTTTGAACAGGGCGATCACCAAAACATATGGCAAATCCTGCAAGCCACAGAAGGACGTAACTTGGAGCTGTTTTATGTGCCGGATGTGCTGGATATTATCACTTCAAAATTCCACACGCTGGAAGCCGGCGGCATTCCGTTGTTGCAATTGAAAGCGTATGTACTTGCCGGCTGGCAGGGATTGCTCAAACGCGGGTTCGATGTGATTGTCTCGCTAACCGGGCTACTGCTGCTGTCGCCGTTTTTTCTGCTGCTCGCGACGATCATTAAACTGACATCGCCGGGACCGGTGTTTTATCGCCAAAAGCGGGTCAGTCTTGACGGGCAGGAATTTGCGATGATCAAATTTCGATCGATGCGGTCGGATGCGGAAGCGGAAACCGGACCGGTTTGGGCAAAAGCGGACGATCCGCGCACCACGTCCATCGGCAAATTATTGCGTCGGACAAGCCTGGATGAACTGCCGCAGTTGATTAACGTGATCAAAGGCGAGATGAGTTTGGTGGGTCCGCGACCGGAGCGGCGGCATTTTGTGGAGCAATTTCAGTCGCATGTGCCAAAATATCTGGAGCGCCACCGGGTGCGCTGCGGCATGACCGGCTGGGCACAGGTGAACGGGCTTCGCGGACAATCGTCCATCGAAGATCGCACGCGATACGATTTATATTACATCGAAAACTGGTCGCTGTGGTTCGATATCAAAATTATTTTGATGACCGTTTCGGAAATTATTCGCGGGGAAAATGCGTATTAG
- the hppD gene encoding 4-hydroxyphenylpyruvate dioxygenase, which translates to MKPPFQIFGTDHVRLIVGNAKQAAHYYQTVFGFEPVAYRGLETGDREKASYMLQQNKIRLVLSSPYRANSPMNVHLMLHGDGVRDVAFWVDDATAAWEYTTQNGAVSHQKPTEYSDDNGKVVLSSIHTYGDTLHTFVERKDYDGVFLPGFMPYKTAVKTSDVGLNFIDHFVGNQPEGEMQKVASWYENVLGFHRFWSVDDKDISTEHTALRSIVVSSENERIKMPINRPAQGMKKSQIQEFVEYYTGPGVQHIALDTKDIVRTVSMLRENGVEFLETPATYYDMLQDRVGKIDENIAKLAEYGILVDADQHGYLLQIFTKPVQDRPTLFFEVIQRKGCSGFGKGNFKALFEAIEREQDRRGNL; encoded by the coding sequence ATGAAACCACCCTTTCAAATTTTCGGTACGGATCACGTGCGACTGATTGTCGGGAATGCCAAACAAGCCGCACATTACTACCAAACGGTTTTCGGCTTCGAACCGGTTGCGTATCGCGGGCTGGAAACCGGCGATCGCGAAAAAGCCAGCTATATGTTGCAGCAAAATAAAATCCGGCTGGTGTTGTCATCGCCATACCGGGCAAATTCGCCGATGAATGTGCATCTAATGCTGCATGGCGATGGCGTTCGGGACGTTGCATTTTGGGTTGATGACGCCACAGCCGCATGGGAATACACCACCCAAAACGGTGCCGTTTCCCACCAAAAACCCACCGAATATTCCGATGACAACGGCAAAGTGGTGCTGTCCAGCATCCATACATACGGCGACACGCTGCACACGTTTGTGGAGCGAAAAGATTACGACGGTGTGTTTTTGCCGGGATTTATGCCTTATAAAACAGCGGTAAAAACCAGCGATGTCGGGTTGAATTTTATTGACCACTTTGTGGGAAATCAGCCGGAAGGTGAGATGCAAAAAGTGGCCTCGTGGTATGAAAATGTGTTGGGCTTTCACCGCTTCTGGTCGGTGGATGACAAAGATATTTCCACTGAACACACTGCATTGCGCTCGATTGTTGTTTCGAGCGAAAATGAGCGGATCAAAATGCCCATCAATCGCCCGGCGCAAGGAATGAAAAAATCGCAAATCCAGGAATTTGTTGAATATTACACCGGTCCCGGTGTTCAGCACATCGCGCTGGATACCAAAGATATCGTTCGAACGGTAAGTATGTTACGGGAAAACGGGGTGGAATTTTTGGAAACGCCGGCGACATATTACGATATGCTGCAGGATCGCGTTGGCAAAATTGATGAAAACATCGCGAAACTCGCGGAATACGGTATTTTGGTCGATGCCGATCAACACGGTTATCTGCTGCAGATTTTCACAAAACCGGTGCAGGATCGCCCGACATTATTTTTTGAGGTCATTCAACGGAAAGGCTGTTCCGGTTTCGGAAAAGGGAATTTTAAAGCATTGTTCGAGGCTATCGAGCGCGAACAGGACCGGCGCGGAAATTTGTAA
- the yhbY gene encoding ribosome assembly RNA-binding protein YhbY, with protein sequence MLTGKEKRELRSEGHHLKPEIWVGKEGITDGTLTNVENAFNTKELLKIKLQESCPLEKELAGEILARKTHSELVQIIGSTILLFREQPEEKNQKPSRKKGAFDHK encoded by the coding sequence ATGTTGACTGGCAAAGAAAAACGCGAGCTGCGCTCCGAAGGGCATCACCTGAAACCGGAAATCTGGGTCGGGAAAGAAGGCATAACGGACGGCACGCTCACAAATGTGGAAAATGCATTCAATACCAAAGAATTGCTGAAAATAAAGCTACAGGAATCTTGTCCGTTGGAAAAGGAGCTTGCGGGAGAAATTCTGGCGCGTAAAACGCATTCGGAGTTGGTGCAGATCATCGGCAGCACAATTTTGCTGTTCCGCGAGCAACCCGAAGAGAAAAATCAAAAACCGTCGCGCAAAAAAGGTGCTTTTGATCACAAATAA
- a CDS encoding Rne/Rng family ribonuclease → MEKEIIINSTNEDTRIALLEDRRLVELFVERPDNERKVGDIYKGKVRKVVKGMQAAFIDIGFKQDAFLHFSDMGNRVGQLFADIDDDDLEDNGEVRNDVDPQDLLHNGQEIVVQIVKEPIANKGPRVSTEINLPGRFVVLLPKLRKVGVSRKISSNQERKRLRNLMRKLLPKDFGLIIRTVADGKDEEALKQDLNRLLEQWKDLEKKMPDAKAFTLLYKDLSMASSVIRDLFTEDVKRVVVDSRKLHRDIQEYLKDVSSDLHRRVEYYRGKQPVFDAFEVEKEIQRSIEKKVWMENGGYLFIEQTEALSVIDVNSGRYFGRKDHERNSLKINLDSVREVARQVRLRDIGGLLVIDFIDMEENANKKRVLNELYKEFSRDRAVSKIEPMSRFGLVEMTRQRVRPSLIYNITEPCPNCKGTGLVPTKGTIMANVERAIRRYTVSRFDRRVVLQVHPEMFEYINNKRFGRAFQLMWKYWVKIIAEANEELMPHEFRLLEKRTRKDVTSQFAF, encoded by the coding sequence ATGGAAAAAGAAATTATCATCAATTCGACCAACGAGGATACGCGCATTGCGTTGTTGGAAGACAGGCGATTGGTCGAGCTATTTGTCGAGCGTCCGGATAACGAACGCAAAGTCGGCGATATTTACAAAGGTAAAGTTCGTAAAGTGGTCAAAGGCATGCAGGCCGCGTTTATCGATATCGGGTTTAAACAGGATGCGTTTTTGCATTTTTCCGATATGGGAAACCGCGTCGGGCAATTATTTGCGGATATCGACGACGACGATTTGGAAGACAACGGCGAGGTTCGCAACGATGTGGATCCGCAGGATTTGCTGCACAATGGTCAGGAAATTGTCGTTCAAATTGTGAAAGAACCGATTGCCAATAAAGGACCGCGCGTCAGCACGGAAATAAATTTGCCCGGGCGCTTTGTGGTGCTGTTGCCAAAATTGCGCAAAGTTGGCGTATCGCGAAAAATATCATCAAACCAGGAGCGCAAACGGCTCCGGAATTTGATGCGAAAATTATTGCCCAAAGATTTTGGGCTGATCATCCGCACCGTCGCCGATGGCAAAGACGAGGAAGCGCTAAAGCAGGACCTCAATCGCCTGCTCGAGCAGTGGAAAGATCTCGAAAAAAAGATGCCCGATGCAAAAGCGTTCACGTTACTGTATAAGGATTTGAGCATGGCATCCAGCGTTATTCGTGATTTGTTCACCGAAGATGTGAAACGCGTGGTTGTCGATTCCCGGAAATTGCACCGCGATATTCAGGAATACCTGAAAGATGTGAGCAGCGATTTGCACCGCAGGGTGGAATATTATCGCGGCAAGCAACCCGTTTTTGATGCCTTTGAAGTTGAAAAAGAAATCCAGCGCAGCATCGAAAAGAAAGTGTGGATGGAAAACGGCGGCTATTTGTTCATCGAACAAACCGAGGCGCTGTCGGTAATTGACGTGAACAGCGGACGCTATTTTGGGCGGAAAGATCACGAGCGCAACTCGCTGAAAATCAATCTCGATTCAGTCCGGGAAGTTGCCCGGCAGGTGCGGCTCCGCGATATCGGCGGGTTGCTGGTCATCGATTTTATCGATATGGAAGAAAATGCCAACAAAAAGCGGGTGCTCAACGAGCTATACAAAGAATTTTCCCGCGACCGCGCCGTCAGCAAAATTGAACCGATGAGCCGTTTCGGGCTGGTGGAAATGACCCGCCAGCGGGTTCGCCCGAGCCTGATTTACAACATCACCGAGCCGTGCCCAAATTGCAAGGGCACCGGATTAGTGCCCACAAAAGGCACCATTATGGCCAATGTGGAGCGCGCCATCCGGCGATACACCGTTTCCCGGTTCGACCGGCGGGTGGTGTTGCAGGTGCACCCGGAAATGTTCGAATACATTAATAATAAACGATTCGGTCGTGCGTTTCAGCTAATGTGGAAATATTGGGTAAAAATTATCGCGGAAGCCAACGAAGAGCTGATGCCCCACGAATTCCGTCTGCTGGAAAAACGCACCCGGAAAGACGTGACCAGCCAGTTCGCATTTTAA